In one window of Bacteroidia bacterium DNA:
- a CDS encoding GNAT family N-acetyltransferase — MPGEKGDFSRDKVADFLFQHLDQFGDRREDIMKCLDYALSKDAGRGGMVITGSENGEIKGVVVINKTGMSGYIPENILVYIAVHGDTRGKGLGKKLMQVAIDNIEGSVALHVEPENPAKFLYEKLGFTNKYLEMRYMKP, encoded by the coding sequence ATGCCGGGTGAAAAAGGAGATTTTTCCAGGGATAAAGTGGCTGACTTCCTGTTTCAGCATCTGGATCAGTTTGGCGACAGGAGGGAGGACATTATGAAATGTCTCGATTACGCATTGAGCAAGGATGCAGGACGTGGAGGAATGGTAATCACAGGATCAGAAAATGGCGAGATTAAAGGAGTGGTGGTAATAAATAAAACCGGAATGTCAGGTTACATACCGGAAAATATCCTGGTGTATATTGCCGTCCATGGCGATACGCGCGGTAAGGGGCTTGGCAAGAAGCTGATGCAGGTAGCCATAGACAATATCGAGGGCAGCGTAGCCCTGCATGTGGAACCGGAGAATCCAGCCAAATTTCTCTATGAAAAATTAGGCTTTACAAATAAGTACCTGGAAATGCGCTACATGAAACCCTGA
- a CDS encoding T9SS type A sorting domain-containing protein → MNKSTLALQLFLIIPVFTFSQITLDQSYLPAAGDTFHFNIDLFTDLLPKDSVILEPQFWDFASELKNQANSNWAFTTPSANPYGNYFPDATVAVHLEMDSVHLFFRTDSQGLHAVGLYSLNSLFTGPIESNPHELYYPASFTLGDTVKRLSGAEIETTIGIPVQVIRSVEKVFTGIGFGNLLTPEALFQNVLLVKTETHTIDSAFAQFGPVVLFVDRQVEHTVNFDWLRNGTPALLLNILADSSGREPIRASYTAHFADHARYPQISYISDSSLCSGDILEIGISDTSGSHADNIYVIQLSTLANDFRNPLTLQTVEANSDTLVKVVIPEDINWNTSMPYLVRVISGIPERIGPTSPQMLSLTSFPDAVTSPDKTICKGDTVTLLAGGGQNYYWSPATGLDDRYRYNPRAFPEQTTLYTLIAGNACGLDFDSVLITVDPLPVTSSISGPPKAQAGQTATYTVANHPKTSYTWTVTGGQQISGGSTNTAGIRWDQTSSGKVEVIETDSNGCTSEKQSLNVQVETGIPESERPAVIRIYPNPADDMLNLDIPARSHSAISIELVDITGRVVVAHEKLRPRGEAFTMQLSLAGIPAGIYHLKLMGNGEISVHTVVVQE, encoded by the coding sequence GTGAATAAATCTACCCTGGCCCTTCAGTTATTTCTAATAATACCGGTATTCACTTTTTCTCAAATAACCCTGGATCAATCCTATCTTCCGGCTGCGGGGGATACTTTTCATTTCAACATTGATCTTTTCACAGATCTGCTCCCGAAAGATTCAGTGATACTGGAGCCTCAATTCTGGGATTTTGCTTCCGAACTAAAAAATCAGGCAAATTCCAATTGGGCGTTTACTACTCCTTCGGCCAACCCCTATGGAAACTATTTTCCTGATGCCACGGTAGCTGTGCATCTTGAAATGGACAGCGTTCATCTCTTTTTCCGCACTGATTCTCAGGGCTTGCATGCCGTGGGTTTATACAGCCTCAACAGCCTCTTTACAGGGCCCATTGAAAGCAATCCCCATGAGCTTTACTATCCGGCCTCTTTTACGCTTGGCGATACGGTGAAACGTCTTTCCGGGGCTGAAATCGAAACCACCATAGGTATTCCGGTTCAGGTAATTCGTTCGGTAGAGAAGGTTTTTACAGGAATTGGCTTCGGCAACCTGCTTACTCCTGAAGCGCTTTTTCAAAACGTATTACTCGTAAAAACCGAGACCCATACGATTGACAGTGCTTTCGCCCAATTCGGCCCGGTCGTCCTTTTTGTAGATCGGCAGGTGGAACATACCGTTAATTTCGACTGGCTGCGAAACGGTACTCCGGCTTTGCTTCTTAACATATTGGCTGACAGCAGCGGCAGGGAGCCAATAAGAGCCAGCTACACCGCGCATTTCGCAGATCATGCCCGTTATCCTCAAATCAGCTATATCAGCGACAGTAGTCTGTGTTCAGGCGATATTCTGGAAATCGGGATATCAGATACCTCCGGATCGCACGCGGACAATATCTACGTAATTCAATTGTCTACTCTTGCAAATGATTTCAGGAATCCGCTAACCCTCCAAACTGTGGAGGCAAACAGTGATACGCTGGTAAAAGTGGTGATTCCTGAAGACATCAACTGGAACACTTCAATGCCCTATCTGGTCCGTGTAATTTCCGGCATTCCTGAAAGAATTGGCCCAACCTCTCCGCAAATGTTATCGCTGACCAGTTTTCCGGATGCCGTAACCTCACCGGATAAAACTATTTGCAAAGGAGATACGGTAACGTTGCTTGCCGGTGGAGGCCAAAACTATTATTGGAGTCCCGCAACAGGCCTTGACGACAGGTATCGCTATAACCCACGGGCTTTCCCGGAGCAAACTACCCTCTATACGCTCATAGCCGGCAACGCATGCGGATTGGATTTTGACTCCGTTTTGATCACCGTTGATCCCCTGCCGGTTACTTCTTCAATATCAGGACCTCCGAAAGCCCAGGCGGGGCAAACCGCCACTTACACCGTTGCAAATCACCCGAAAACAAGTTACACATGGACTGTAACTGGTGGCCAGCAGATTTCCGGTGGGAGCACTAATACGGCCGGGATACGCTGGGACCAGACATCTTCAGGGAAAGTGGAGGTCATCGAAACCGACAGCAATGGCTGCACCAGTGAAAAGCAATCATTGAATGTGCAGGTGGAAACCGGGATACCGGAATCGGAGAGGCCCGCTGTGATCCGCATTTATCCTAACCCGGCAGATGATATGCTGAACCTGGATATCCCCGCCCGCTCCCATTCTGCAATCTCCATTGAACTCGTGGATATAACTGGAAGAGTGGTGGTGGCACACGAAAAGCTCCGGCCACGGGGAGAGGCATTTACGATGCAACTGAGCCTTGCCGGAATTCCCGCAGGAATCTACCATCTGAAGTTAATGGGGAATGGAGAGATCTCTGTTCATACAGTGGTAGTGCAGGAATAA
- a CDS encoding alanine/ornithine racemase family PLP-dependent enzyme: MAFLTLYRDRLRHNYDFLDKLFSENQVAWGVVTKMLCGNRAYIQEVLDLGPKEISDSRISNLQVIKKLKPEVQTVYIKPPPIRSIQRLVKYADVSFNTEFSTIKALSEEAQRQKKIHKVIIMIEMGDLREGVMGDNLVNFYNRVFELPGIEVIGIGTNLNCLHGIMPSQDKLIQLSLYKQIIDLKFNTKIPWITGGSSVTIPLLLRNQLPKGVNHFRIGETLYFGLDLFTSEVIDGMKPDVFELCVEIIELIEKPMLPSGELGYNPQGEQLEFDDTLYGKTSHRAIVDIGVLDVDPKYLVPKNDDFEIVGASSDMLVVDLGQNESRFKVGDLLKFDLKYMGALALLNSNYIEKRIS; this comes from the coding sequence ATGGCATTCTTAACACTTTACCGGGACAGGCTCAGGCACAACTATGATTTTCTGGACAAATTATTCAGTGAAAACCAGGTTGCCTGGGGCGTTGTTACCAAAATGCTCTGCGGCAACCGTGCTTACATTCAGGAGGTACTGGACCTGGGGCCAAAGGAAATCAGCGACTCCCGTATCAGCAATCTTCAGGTGATAAAGAAGCTAAAGCCGGAAGTGCAAACCGTTTACATTAAGCCGCCACCCATCAGAAGCATTCAGCGACTGGTGAAGTATGCTGACGTCAGTTTCAACACAGAATTCTCTACGATCAAGGCGCTCAGTGAAGAGGCTCAGCGCCAGAAGAAAATCCACAAGGTTATCATCATGATTGAAATGGGCGACTTGCGCGAAGGCGTGATGGGCGACAATCTGGTCAACTTCTACAACCGGGTGTTTGAATTACCAGGTATTGAAGTGATTGGGATCGGCACCAACCTCAACTGCCTTCATGGTATTATGCCATCACAGGATAAGCTCATCCAACTCAGTCTTTACAAGCAGATTATTGACCTGAAGTTCAATACCAAAATTCCATGGATTACGGGTGGATCATCGGTTACGATTCCACTTCTGCTCAGGAATCAGTTGCCTAAAGGAGTCAATCATTTCCGTATTGGCGAGACGCTCTACTTTGGCCTTGATCTCTTTACAAGCGAGGTAATAGACGGGATGAAACCTGACGTATTTGAACTATGTGTCGAGATCATTGAATTAATTGAAAAACCAATGCTGCCCTCCGGAGAACTCGGTTATAATCCCCAAGGCGAACAGTTGGAATTTGATGATACACTTTATGGTAAAACATCGCACAGAGCCATTGTTGATATTGGCGTATTGGATGTAGATCCAAAATATCTGGTTCCTAAAAATGATGACTTCGAGATCGTGGGGGCCAGTTCTGATATGCTGGTTGTGGATTTGGGCCAGAATGAATCGCGATTTAAAGTGGGCGATCTTCTCAAATTCGATCTGAAATATATGGGAGCGCTTGCCTTGCTCAACAGCAACTACATAGAAAAAAGGATAAGCTGA